From Pseudomonas sp. stari2, a single genomic window includes:
- a CDS encoding transporter substrate-binding domain-containing protein, which yields MHRRPSLLKACVFVLAASSAVMGMAQAADSKLDSVLARGKLIVGTGSTNAPWHFQGADGKLQGFDIDIARMVAKGLFNDPSKVEFVVQSSDARIPNLLTDKVDMSCQFITVTASRAQQVAFTLPYYREGVGLLLPNNSKYKEIEDLQAAGDSVTVAVLQNVYAEELVHQALPKAKVDQYDSVDLMYQAVNSGRADAAATDQSSVKYLMVQNPGRYRSPTYAWSPQTYACAVKRGDQDWLNFVNTTLHEAMTGVEFPTYAASFKQWFGVDLPSPAIGFPVEFK from the coding sequence ATGCATCGCCGACCTTCCTTGTTGAAAGCGTGTGTTTTTGTTCTCGCGGCTTCGTCCGCTGTCATGGGTATGGCCCAGGCGGCCGACAGCAAGCTCGACAGCGTCCTGGCCCGTGGAAAACTGATCGTGGGGACCGGCAGCACCAACGCGCCGTGGCACTTCCAGGGCGCGGACGGCAAGTTGCAGGGCTTTGATATCGACATCGCCAGGATGGTGGCCAAAGGTCTGTTCAATGACCCAAGCAAGGTCGAGTTCGTGGTGCAGTCGTCCGATGCGCGGATTCCCAACCTGCTGACCGACAAGGTCGACATGAGCTGCCAGTTCATCACCGTCACCGCCAGCCGTGCGCAGCAAGTGGCGTTCACCCTGCCGTACTACCGCGAAGGCGTCGGCCTGCTGTTGCCGAACAACAGCAAGTACAAGGAAATCGAAGATCTGCAGGCCGCGGGCGACAGCGTGACCGTGGCCGTTCTGCAAAACGTGTACGCCGAAGAGCTGGTGCACCAGGCACTGCCCAAGGCCAAGGTCGATCAGTACGACAGCGTTGATCTGATGTATCAGGCCGTAAACTCCGGCCGCGCCGATGCCGCCGCCACCGACCAGTCTTCGGTCAAATACCTGATGGTGCAGAACCCTGGCCGCTACCGCAGCCCGACGTATGCCTGGAGTCCGCAGACCTATGCCTGTGCCGTAAAACGTGGCGATCAAGACTGGCTGAACTTCGTCAACACCACCCTGCATGAAGCCATGACCGGCGTTGAATTCCCGACTTACGCGGCATCGTTCAAGCAATGGTTCGGCGTGGATCTGCCATCGCCCGCCATCGGTTTCCCTGTCGAATTCAAATGA
- a CDS encoding amino acid ABC transporter permease: MNYQLNFAAVWRDFDTLLAGLGLGLELALVSIAIGCVIGLLMAFALLSKHRALRVLASVYVTVIRNTPILVLILLIYFALPSLGIRLDKIPSFIITLSLYAGAYLTEVFRGGLLSIPKGQREAGLAIGLGEWQVKAYVTVPVMLRNVLPALSNNFISLFKDTSLAAAIAVPELTYYARKINVESYRVIETWLVTTALYVAACYLIAMLLRYLEQRLAIRR, from the coding sequence ATGAACTATCAGTTGAACTTTGCCGCCGTGTGGCGCGATTTCGACACCTTGCTGGCGGGGCTCGGTCTGGGCCTCGAACTGGCGCTGGTGTCGATCGCCATCGGCTGCGTGATCGGCCTGCTGATGGCGTTTGCCTTGCTATCGAAGCATCGCGCCTTGCGGGTGCTCGCATCGGTGTATGTGACGGTGATCCGTAACACGCCGATTCTGGTGTTGATTCTGTTGATCTACTTTGCGTTGCCGAGTCTGGGGATCCGGCTGGACAAGATCCCTTCGTTCATCATCACGCTGTCGCTGTATGCCGGGGCGTACCTGACGGAAGTGTTCCGCGGCGGCTTGTTGAGCATTCCCAAGGGCCAGCGTGAAGCGGGGCTGGCGATTGGTCTGGGCGAGTGGCAGGTGAAGGCCTACGTCACCGTGCCGGTGATGTTGCGCAACGTGCTGCCGGCCCTGTCGAACAACTTCATTTCGCTGTTCAAGGACACCTCGCTGGCTGCCGCGATCGCGGTGCCGGAGCTGACCTATTACGCGCGCAAGATCAACGTCGAAAGCTACCGGGTGATTGAAACCTGGCTGGTGACCACGGCGTTGTATGTCGCGGCCTGTTACCTCATTGCCATGCTGCTGCGTTACCTCGAGCAGCGTCTGGCGATCCGCCGATAG
- a CDS encoding amino acid ABC transporter ATP-binding protein, with translation MTQAQVSNVQNGQPLLDIRGLHKQYGAVEVLKGVDLSMQRGNVVTLIGSSGSGKTTLLRCVNMLEEFQGGQILLDGESIGYDEVSGKRVRHPEKVIARHRAMTGMAFQQFNLFPHLTALQNVTLGLLKVKKMHKDEAVVLAEKWLERVGLLERRNHFPGQLSGGQQQRVAIARAIAMNPSLMLFDEVTSALDPELVGEVLNVIKGLAEDGMTMLLVTHEMRFAFEVSDKIVFMNQGRIEEQGPPKELFERPQSSRLAEFLKSTRF, from the coding sequence ATGACTCAAGCTCAAGTTTCCAACGTCCAGAACGGCCAGCCGCTGCTGGATATCCGTGGCCTGCACAAACAATACGGTGCGGTCGAAGTGCTCAAGGGCGTCGACCTGAGCATGCAGCGCGGCAACGTGGTGACCCTGATCGGCTCCAGCGGCTCGGGCAAGACCACGCTGCTGCGCTGCGTGAACATGCTGGAGGAGTTCCAGGGCGGGCAGATCCTGCTCGACGGCGAATCCATCGGTTATGACGAGGTCAGCGGCAAACGCGTGCGCCACCCGGAAAAAGTCATCGCGCGCCATCGGGCGATGACCGGCATGGCGTTCCAGCAATTCAATCTGTTCCCGCACCTCACCGCGTTGCAGAACGTCACGCTCGGCCTGCTGAAAGTCAAAAAGATGCACAAGGACGAAGCCGTGGTCCTGGCCGAAAAATGGCTGGAGCGGGTCGGCCTGCTGGAGCGGCGCAATCACTTTCCCGGCCAGTTGTCCGGTGGTCAGCAACAGCGCGTGGCGATTGCCCGGGCGATTGCGATGAACCCGAGCCTGATGCTGTTCGACGAAGTCACCTCGGCCCTTGACCCGGAACTGGTCGGCGAAGTGCTGAACGTGATCAAGGGCCTGGCCGAAGACGGCATGACCATGTTGCTGGTGACCCACGAAATGCGTTTTGCCTTTGAGGTCTCGGACAAGATCGTTTTCATGAATCAGGGGCGCATCGAAGAGCAGGGGCCTCCCAAGGAACTGTTCGAGCGTCCTCAATCGTCGCGGCTGGCGGAATTTCTCAAAAGCACGCGGTTCTGA
- a CDS encoding thioredoxin domain-containing protein has protein sequence MSASISFSELPATYRKTLKTWRPVILYFANEHCPACEWAGPIFRHVAEPYRQRGNIYMLNTRDCPRHPLVTGTPTVLFYKNGKLLKKLKGIGTEETLERDFAQHIGKVKAPAVHSKPRHDLPWLRHTLRTLRTIPDSRQRNFS, from the coding sequence ATGAGCGCTTCAATATCCTTCTCGGAGCTGCCAGCCACCTACCGCAAAACCCTGAAGACCTGGCGCCCGGTGATCCTGTATTTCGCCAATGAACACTGCCCCGCCTGTGAGTGGGCTGGGCCGATCTTTCGCCATGTAGCCGAGCCCTATCGGCAACGGGGAAATATCTACATGCTCAATACCCGCGACTGCCCCCGCCACCCACTGGTCACAGGGACACCAACGGTACTGTTCTACAAGAACGGAAAACTCTTGAAAAAACTCAAGGGCATCGGCACCGAAGAAACCCTGGAGCGGGACTTTGCCCAACACATCGGCAAGGTCAAGGCGCCGGCCGTTCACAGCAAACCAAGGCACGATCTGCCATGGCTGCGCCACACCCTACGCACCTTGCGCACCATCCCCGACAGCCGCCAACGGAACTTTTCCTGA
- a CDS encoding peptidylprolyl isomerase: MKAQARHILVKTADEAEKLKQRIANGEAFDVLAKKFSTCPSGKRGGDLGEVRPGQMVGAIDAVIFKKPLRTVHGPIKSKFGYHLVQVFFRD, from the coding sequence ATGAAAGCCCAAGCCCGCCACATTCTGGTCAAGACTGCCGATGAGGCTGAAAAACTCAAACAACGCATCGCCAACGGTGAAGCGTTCGATGTGCTGGCGAAGAAGTTTTCGACCTGCCCGTCCGGCAAGCGCGGCGGCGATCTGGGTGAAGTGCGGCCGGGACAGATGGTCGGAGCGATCGACGCGGTGATCTTCAAGAAACCGCTGCGCACCGTGCACGGACCGATCAAGAGCAAGTTCGGCTATCACCTGGTGCAGGTGTTTTTCCGCGATTGA
- the nrfB gene encoding cyclic di-3',5'-guanylate-activated glycosyltransferase NrfB, whose product MSLGWVDFFAYVLFGLKYVAIILALLMFILGLDDLFIDLVYWSRKLIRRWRIYEKFKRADEERLYSIPEKPLAIMVPAWNEVGVVGEMARLAASTIDYENYQIFVGTYPNDAETQADVDAVCQHYPNVHKVVCARPGPTSKADCLNNIIDAILRFESEAKIQFAGFILHDAEDVISPMELRLYNYLLPNKDLIQIPVYPYAPEWKGFTAGHYVDEFAENHGKDVIVREALTGQVPSAGVGTCFSRKAISALLEDGDGIAFDVQSLTEDYDIGFRLKQKGMKCIFARYSVSDPKLALEQPWVFGMNREFSQVICVREHFPRDLQHAIRQKSRWIVGIVFQGTKNLGWSRKGLLNYFLWRDRRGLIAYLLSFLVNLLFLVLLAMWAVTVISPDSWRYPSILADSSLLSVLLWLNGLMLFNRLFQRGWFVTRYYGLVEGLLSAPRMMWSNFVNFFANLRALRQVMEMGDSRRVAWDKTTHEFPALTKAQRTPLGHRLVEKGLLTEEQLEAAITSPVRRRLGRELLLREYIDSTQLVQTLAEQLDLEWAPLNPFKLDKRLIDAVPRRVASHYGVLPVAEEGDTLILASEGPVSQVSLGAISRQLKRPVRSRLAPQGRVTLGIRYWYASPRQNEEVRHMLEVLERHQDDEALLERVSRHQVLLGNLLQVRGMVPPTLFNQALIDFDAERMSLGEHLISRGMITQEVLEQALADQASEQQAAYRIVREVA is encoded by the coding sequence ATGAGTCTGGGTTGGGTCGACTTCTTTGCGTATGTGCTGTTTGGTCTGAAGTATGTGGCGATCATCCTCGCCCTGCTGATGTTCATACTCGGCCTCGATGACCTGTTCATCGACCTCGTGTACTGGAGCCGCAAGCTGATCCGGCGCTGGCGGATCTACGAGAAATTCAAGCGCGCCGACGAGGAACGCCTGTATTCGATTCCCGAGAAGCCGTTGGCGATCATGGTGCCGGCGTGGAACGAAGTAGGCGTGGTCGGCGAGATGGCGCGCCTTGCCGCCTCGACCATCGACTATGAGAACTATCAGATTTTCGTCGGCACCTACCCCAACGACGCCGAAACCCAGGCCGACGTCGATGCGGTCTGCCAGCACTACCCCAACGTGCACAAAGTGGTCTGCGCCCGACCAGGCCCGACCAGCAAGGCCGACTGCCTGAACAACATCATCGACGCAATCCTGCGCTTCGAGAGCGAGGCGAAAATCCAGTTCGCCGGTTTCATCCTGCACGATGCCGAAGACGTGATCTCGCCGATGGAGTTGCGCCTCTACAACTACTTGTTGCCGAACAAGGACCTGATCCAGATTCCGGTCTACCCCTACGCACCGGAATGGAAAGGCTTCACCGCCGGCCACTACGTCGATGAGTTCGCGGAAAACCACGGCAAAGACGTCATCGTGCGCGAAGCCCTTACCGGCCAGGTACCCAGCGCCGGCGTTGGCACTTGCTTCAGCCGTAAGGCCATCAGCGCGCTGCTGGAAGACGGCGACGGGATTGCCTTCGATGTGCAGAGTCTCACCGAAGACTACGACATCGGTTTCCGCCTCAAGCAGAAAGGCATGAAGTGCATCTTCGCCCGCTATTCGGTCAGCGATCCGAAACTGGCGCTGGAGCAGCCGTGGGTGTTCGGCATGAACCGCGAATTCTCCCAGGTGATCTGTGTACGCGAGCACTTCCCTCGTGATCTGCAGCACGCGATCCGGCAGAAATCACGGTGGATCGTCGGCATCGTGTTCCAGGGCACCAAGAATCTCGGCTGGAGCCGCAAAGGTCTGCTCAATTACTTCCTGTGGCGTGACCGTCGCGGATTGATCGCCTACCTGCTGAGCTTTCTGGTCAACCTTTTGTTCCTGGTGCTGCTGGCGATGTGGGCGGTCACGGTGATTTCCCCTGACTCGTGGCGCTACCCATCGATCCTCGCCGACAGCTCGTTGCTCTCGGTGCTGCTGTGGCTCAACGGGCTGATGCTGTTCAACCGTCTGTTCCAGCGTGGCTGGTTCGTTACCCGTTACTACGGATTGGTGGAAGGCCTGCTGTCGGCACCGCGCATGATGTGGAGCAACTTCGTCAACTTCTTCGCCAACCTGCGCGCCCTGCGCCAGGTGATGGAGATGGGCGACTCGCGGCGCGTAGCCTGGGACAAGACCACCCACGAGTTCCCGGCTCTGACCAAGGCCCAACGTACCCCGCTCGGCCATCGACTGGTGGAAAAAGGCTTGCTGACCGAAGAGCAACTGGAAGCGGCGATCACCAGTCCTGTGCGCCGACGTCTTGGCCGTGAATTGCTGCTGCGCGAATACATCGACAGTACTCAGCTTGTACAAACCCTTGCCGAACAGCTCGATCTGGAATGGGCACCGCTCAACCCGTTCAAGCTCGACAAGCGCCTGATCGATGCCGTACCACGTCGGGTCGCATCGCACTACGGCGTGCTGCCGGTGGCCGAAGAAGGCGACACCCTGATTCTGGCCTCCGAAGGCCCGGTCAGCCAGGTCTCGCTCGGCGCAATCAGCCGTCAATTGAAGCGCCCGGTGCGTAGCCGACTGGCACCTCAGGGCCGTGTGACATTGGGGATTCGCTACTGGTACGCCAGTCCCCGCCAGAATGAGGAAGTGCGTCATATGCTCGAAGTACTTGAGCGCCATCAGGACGATGAAGCCTTGCTGGAGCGGGTCAGCCGCCATCAGGTGCTGCTGGGCAATCTGTTGCAGGTACGCGGCATGGTGCCGCCGACTCTTTTCAATCAGGCACTGATCGACTTTGACGCCGAACGGATGTCGCTCGGCGAACACCTGATTTCCCGGGGGATGATCACTCAGGAAGTTCTGGAACAGGCCCTGGCCGACCAGGCCAGCGAACAGCAAGCCGCCTACCGCATTGTCCGGGAGGTCGCATGA
- a CDS encoding amino acid deaminase — MTTANNTAAVEKGDAAIGAQLVRDISLPALVLHREALEHNIRWMQKFVSDSGAELAPHGKTSMTPALFRRQLDAGAWGITLASATQTRAAYAHGVRRVLMANQLVGTPNMALIADLLAADSGFDFYCMVDHPDNVADLGAYFASRGVRLNVMIEYGVVGGRCGCRSEQEVIELAKAIGAQPALALTGIEGYEGVIHGDHAVSGIREFAASLVRLAVQLQDSGAFVIAKPIITASGSAWYDLIAESFEAQNAGGRFLSVLRPGSYVAHDHGIYKEAQCCVLDRRSDLHEGLRPALEVWAHVQSMPEPGFAVIALGKRDVAFDAGMPVPLQRYKAGVVPAVGEDVGACKVTAVMDQHAFMTVAPGVELRVGDIISFGTSHPCLTFDKWRVGLLVDEQLSVIETMETCF, encoded by the coding sequence ATGACGACTGCCAACAACACTGCTGCCGTGGAAAAGGGTGATGCCGCCATTGGCGCGCAACTGGTGCGTGACATCAGCCTGCCGGCGCTGGTGCTGCACCGCGAAGCGTTGGAGCACAACATCCGCTGGATGCAAAAGTTTGTCAGCGACAGTGGCGCCGAACTCGCGCCCCACGGCAAGACCAGCATGACCCCGGCGTTGTTTCGTCGTCAGCTCGACGCCGGCGCCTGGGGTATCACCCTGGCCAGCGCCACCCAGACTCGCGCCGCTTACGCCCACGGCGTGCGCCGGGTGCTGATGGCCAACCAACTGGTCGGCACGCCGAACATGGCGTTGATTGCCGACCTGCTGGCGGCCGATTCGGGCTTCGATTTCTATTGCATGGTCGATCACCCGGACAACGTCGCCGATCTGGGCGCCTATTTCGCGTCACGCGGCGTACGCCTGAACGTGATGATCGAGTACGGCGTGGTCGGCGGCCGTTGCGGTTGCCGTAGCGAGCAGGAAGTCATCGAACTGGCCAAGGCCATCGGTGCGCAACCGGCACTGGCGCTGACCGGTATCGAGGGTTACGAAGGCGTGATCCATGGCGATCACGCCGTCAGCGGCATCCGTGAATTCGCCGCCTCGCTGGTGCGTCTGGCGGTGCAGTTGCAGGACAGCGGCGCGTTCGTCATCGCCAAACCGATCATCACTGCATCGGGTTCGGCCTGGTACGACTTGATCGCCGAATCGTTCGAAGCGCAGAACGCTGGCGGGCGTTTCCTCAGCGTGTTGCGTCCCGGCAGCTACGTGGCTCACGACCATGGCATCTACAAAGAGGCCCAGTGCTGCGTGCTCGACCGTCGCAGCGACCTGCACGAAGGCTTGCGTCCGGCGCTGGAAGTCTGGGCTCACGTGCAGTCGATGCCGGAGCCGGGGTTTGCCGTGATTGCCTTGGGCAAGCGTGACGTGGCGTTCGATGCCGGGATGCCGGTGCCGTTGCAGCGTTACAAGGCCGGTGTGGTGCCAGCGGTAGGCGAGGATGTCGGTGCCTGCAAGGTCACGGCAGTGATGGACCAGCACGCGTTCATGACCGTGGCGCCGGGCGTGGAATTGCGTGTCGGCGACATCATTTCCTTTGGCACTTCCCACCCATGCCTGACCTTCGACAAGTGGCGGGTCGGGCTGCTGGTGGACGAGCAGCTGTCGGTGATCGAAACCATGGAAACCTGTTTCTGA
- a CDS encoding RidA family protein, producing the protein MSITRYGTGSTAAGGQPRPFARAVEADGWLHVSGQVPAVDGEIIVGGIVEQTHQTMKNLIAILEEAGYGLEDVVRAGVWLDDPRDFTSFNKVFGEYFKPEHAPARACVQASMMVDCKVEIDCIAYKKKA; encoded by the coding sequence ATGAGCATTACGCGTTACGGAACCGGCAGCACCGCCGCCGGCGGCCAGCCGCGCCCATTTGCCCGCGCCGTTGAAGCGGATGGCTGGCTGCACGTTTCCGGTCAGGTGCCGGCGGTGGATGGCGAGATCATCGTGGGCGGCATCGTCGAACAGACTCACCAGACCATGAAGAACCTGATCGCGATTCTTGAAGAGGCCGGCTATGGGCTAGAGGATGTGGTACGTGCCGGGGTGTGGCTGGACGATCCACGGGACTTCACGAGTTTCAACAAGGTCTTCGGCGAGTACTTCAAGCCTGAACACGCACCGGCCCGGGCCTGTGTGCAGGCGAGCATGATGGTGGACTGCAAGGTCGAGATCGACTGCATCGCGTACAAGAAAAAGGCCTGA
- a CDS encoding IclR family transcriptional regulator, which produces MTEDTIKRRARGLDRAFDILDFLKEIGQPLRPNDIANGIGSPKSTVYELVASLLERRILEPVGKDGHVYLGRQLYFLGQAHLRHFDLSREADHALQEIVSQTRETAQMCLLNGRKYTVALMKEGERHFRISSDIGENAPIPWTASGRLLLAHLSDQQISDLIDPDDFILPDGERLPMETFLAEIRQAGIDGFFSFDSVADTFTHCFAAPVKDPSGVAICTLCIVAPRADAKTNYNDYRRVLIESANSLARRINE; this is translated from the coding sequence ATGACCGAAGACACCATCAAGCGCCGGGCACGCGGTCTGGACCGGGCGTTCGATATCCTCGATTTCCTCAAGGAGATCGGCCAGCCACTGCGTCCGAACGACATCGCCAACGGCATCGGCAGCCCGAAATCCACGGTCTACGAACTGGTGGCCTCGTTGCTCGAACGGCGGATTCTGGAGCCGGTGGGCAAGGACGGTCACGTCTATCTCGGTCGTCAGCTGTATTTCCTCGGCCAGGCGCACTTGCGGCATTTCGACCTCAGTCGCGAGGCCGATCACGCGTTGCAGGAGATCGTCAGCCAGACCCGGGAAACCGCGCAGATGTGCCTGCTCAACGGGCGCAAATACACGGTGGCGCTGATGAAGGAGGGCGAGCGGCATTTCCGCATTTCTTCCGATATCGGCGAAAACGCGCCGATCCCGTGGACTGCCTCCGGGCGCTTGCTGCTGGCGCATTTGAGTGACCAGCAAATCAGCGACCTGATCGACCCCGACGATTTCATTTTGCCCGATGGCGAACGCCTGCCGATGGAGACGTTTCTGGCGGAAATCCGTCAGGCCGGCATCGACGGTTTCTTCTCGTTCGACAGTGTTGCCGACACCTTTACCCATTGCTTCGCCGCGCCGGTCAAAGACCCGAGCGGCGTGGCCATCTGCACCCTGTGTATCGTCGCTCCGCGCGCCGATGCCAAGACCAACTACAACGACTATCGCCGGGTTCTGATCGAGAGCGCCAACAGCCTCGCCCGGCGTATCAACGAATAA
- a CDS encoding sugar kinase: MNTLSPLGPNTPRIALIGECMIELQQRADGSLQQSFGGDTLNTAVYLSRAMGDKAQVDYVTALGDDSFSDAMCRSWAAENIGLDLVQRLPGRLPGLYCIQTDATGERRFLYWRNEAAVRDCFTTPAAAPILRALPDYDVLYFSGITLAVLGAQGREKLIQTLIEARQRDARIVFDNNYRPRLWASVEEARVAYRSVLPHVDLALLTVDDEQALFHFEDCEAVFEAYAQIGTPEVVLKRGAEACLIRCDGEAFEVPAQKVEKVVDTTAAGDSFSAAYLASRLSGASPAQAAEAGHRLASRVIQVPGALIPRE, encoded by the coding sequence ATGAACACGCTCAGTCCATTGGGTCCGAACACACCGCGCATCGCTCTGATCGGCGAATGCATGATCGAACTTCAGCAACGTGCCGATGGCAGCCTGCAACAGAGCTTTGGCGGTGACACGCTGAACACGGCGGTCTATCTGTCCCGCGCCATGGGTGACAAGGCGCAGGTCGATTACGTCACTGCGCTGGGCGACGACAGTTTCAGTGATGCAATGTGCCGCAGTTGGGCCGCCGAAAATATTGGACTGGACCTCGTCCAACGCTTGCCCGGTCGTTTGCCGGGATTGTATTGCATCCAGACCGACGCTACCGGGGAGCGCCGCTTCCTTTACTGGCGCAACGAAGCCGCTGTGCGCGATTGCTTCACGACACCAGCCGCCGCACCGATTCTGAGGGCGTTGCCAGACTACGACGTGCTGTATTTCAGCGGTATCACGTTGGCAGTGCTCGGCGCGCAGGGCCGGGAAAAACTGATCCAGACCTTGATCGAAGCCCGCCAGCGCGATGCACGGATCGTTTTCGACAACAATTACCGGCCACGGCTGTGGGCCTCGGTGGAAGAGGCACGGGTGGCGTATCGCAGCGTGTTGCCGCATGTCGATCTGGCGTTGCTGACAGTGGACGACGAGCAGGCGCTGTTCCATTTCGAGGACTGTGAGGCGGTGTTTGAGGCGTATGCGCAGATCGGCACACCGGAAGTGGTGCTCAAGCGTGGTGCCGAAGCCTGTCTGATCCGTTGCGACGGGGAAGCGTTTGAAGTTCCGGCACAGAAGGTCGAGAAGGTGGTGGACACCACGGCGGCGGGGGATTCGTTCAGTGCGGCGTATCTGGCCAGTCGCTTGTCGGGGGCAAGCCCTGCGCAAGCGGCAGAGGCAGGGCACCGGTTGGCGAGTCGGGTGATCCAAGTGCCCGGAGCACTGATCCCCAGGGAGTGA
- the wecB gene encoding non-hydrolyzing UDP-N-acetylglucosamine 2-epimerase: MSFNVMMVFGTRPEAIKMAPLARVLRQWPDIKLNICSTGQHREMLKQVLDAFELTVDEDLQVMTQGQTLNGLSQHLLAQLDQAYERVKPDIVLVHGDTTTSFIAALAAFNRQLPIGHVEAGLRTGNLRAPWPEEANRRLTGVIADLHFPPTGKAEANLLREGVPQDNIEITGNTVIDALLWMRTHQQQSQWRPTADSPLSVLDDNRRMVLITGHRRENLGDGFQNICQALADLALRYPDVQFVYPVHLNPQVQNAVYGMLADKPNIYLVAPQDYPNFVWLMGRAHFILTDSGGVQEEAPAIGKPLLVLRDVTERPSVLEGGTVLLVGTDTAKIVKEASQLLDDEATYQRMSRVHSPYGDGHASERIAKRLHAWLSARSAAGNGV, translated from the coding sequence ATGTCCTTTAACGTCATGATGGTTTTCGGTACTCGCCCGGAGGCCATCAAAATGGCCCCTTTGGCCCGGGTTCTGCGTCAGTGGCCCGACATCAAACTCAATATCTGCTCGACTGGCCAGCATCGGGAGATGCTCAAGCAAGTGCTCGACGCGTTCGAACTGACGGTCGATGAAGACCTGCAAGTCATGACCCAGGGCCAGACCCTCAACGGTCTCTCGCAACATCTTCTTGCACAACTCGATCAGGCCTACGAACGGGTCAAACCGGACATCGTGCTGGTGCATGGCGACACCACCACCAGTTTCATCGCCGCCCTCGCCGCGTTCAATCGCCAGTTGCCGATTGGCCACGTCGAGGCCGGTTTGCGCACTGGCAATTTGCGCGCGCCCTGGCCGGAAGAAGCCAACCGGCGTCTGACCGGAGTGATCGCCGACCTGCACTTTCCGCCGACCGGCAAGGCCGAAGCCAACCTGCTGCGCGAAGGCGTACCGCAGGACAACATCGAAATCACCGGCAATACCGTGATCGATGCGCTGCTGTGGATGCGCACGCACCAGCAGCAAAGCCAGTGGCGTCCGACAGCCGATTCCCCCTTGTCAGTGCTCGACGACAACCGTCGCATGGTGTTGATCACGGGGCATCGCCGGGAAAACCTCGGCGACGGTTTCCAGAACATCTGCCAGGCCCTGGCCGACCTCGCCCTGCGCTACCCGGATGTGCAATTTGTCTATCCGGTACACCTCAACCCGCAGGTGCAGAATGCGGTGTACGGCATGCTCGCCGACAAACCCAACATCTATCTGGTCGCCCCTCAGGATTACCCGAACTTCGTCTGGCTGATGGGTCGTGCGCACTTCATCCTGACCGACTCCGGCGGCGTCCAGGAGGAAGCGCCAGCCATCGGCAAACCGTTGCTGGTATTACGTGACGTCACCGAACGCCCCTCCGTGCTTGAGGGTGGCACCGTGTTGCTGGTGGGCACCGACACCGCGAAGATCGTCAAGGAAGCCAGTCAGTTGCTCGATGACGAAGCAACCTACCAACGCATGAGCCGCGTCCACAGCCCGTACGGTGACGGCCACGCCAGTGAACGCATTGCAAAACGCCTCCACGCCTGGCTGAGCGCACGCTCGGCGGCGGGTAACGGCGTATGA
- a CDS encoding amino acid ABC transporter permease, giving the protein MYESPSWLHELWIAREALWQGFLTSVQVSALAILFGTVIGVFAGLVLTYGKFWMRAPFRFYVDLIRGTPVFVLVLACFYMAPALGWQISAFQAGALGLTLFCGSHVAEIVRGALQALPRGQMEAGKAIGLTFYQSLGYVLLPQALRQILPTWVNSSTEIVKASTLLSVIGVAELLLSTQQIIARTFMTLEFYLFAGFLFFVINYGIELLGRHIEKRVALP; this is encoded by the coding sequence ATGTACGAATCCCCCAGCTGGTTGCATGAGTTGTGGATTGCCCGCGAAGCCTTGTGGCAAGGCTTTCTGACCAGCGTGCAGGTGTCGGCGCTGGCCATTCTGTTCGGCACGGTTATCGGCGTATTTGCCGGGCTGGTGCTGACCTATGGCAAGTTCTGGATGCGCGCGCCGTTCCGCTTTTATGTCGACCTGATTCGCGGCACCCCGGTGTTTGTGCTGGTGCTGGCCTGCTTCTACATGGCGCCGGCGCTTGGTTGGCAGATCAGCGCGTTTCAGGCGGGTGCCCTGGGTCTGACGCTGTTTTGCGGCTCCCACGTTGCCGAGATCGTGCGCGGTGCGTTGCAGGCTTTGCCACGCGGGCAGATGGAGGCGGGCAAGGCGATCGGTCTGACGTTCTATCAGTCCCTCGGTTACGTGCTCTTGCCTCAGGCGCTGCGGCAGATCCTGCCGACCTGGGTCAATTCGTCCACGGAAATCGTCAAGGCCTCGACCTTGCTGTCGGTGATCGGCGTGGCCGAACTGTTGCTCAGTACCCAGCAGATCATCGCCCGGACGTTCATGACCCTGGAGTTTTATCTGTTCGCCGGTTTTCTGTTCTTCGTCATCAACTACGGCATCGAATTACTCGGCCGGCACATTGAAAAGCGGGTGGCCCTGCCATGA